The Rhodococcus triatomae genome includes a window with the following:
- a CDS encoding ABC transporter ATP-binding protein, with translation MPETLTIDGLSKRYGDVIALDDLSFDVRPGELFGFVGSNGAGKTTTMRIVLGVLSADSGRALLGGRDIDLDVRRTIGYMPEERGLYPKMKVGAQLAYLAELHGLSRAEAREAVERWTERLGISERVGDTVDSLSLGNQQRVQLAAALVHDPAVLVLDEPFSGLDPVAVDVMSDVLKEKAATGVPVIFSSHQLDLVQRLCHRVGIIGRGRMRALGTVDELRGSGSTRLEVHAPDAPVGWAAHLDGATVLEHREGRTVLELAPGTDDQTVLHAALKTGPVHEFSTHRPSLTELFREVVAA, from the coding sequence ATGCCCGAGACCCTCACGATCGACGGACTGTCCAAACGCTACGGCGACGTCATCGCGCTCGACGACCTGAGCTTCGACGTCCGGCCCGGGGAGCTGTTCGGCTTCGTCGGCAGCAACGGCGCCGGGAAGACCACCACGATGCGGATCGTGCTCGGCGTGCTGTCCGCCGATTCCGGACGCGCCCTCCTCGGCGGCCGGGACATCGACCTCGACGTCCGCCGCACCATCGGATACATGCCCGAGGAGCGTGGTCTGTATCCGAAGATGAAGGTCGGCGCCCAGTTGGCGTACCTGGCCGAACTGCACGGCCTCTCCCGCGCCGAGGCGCGGGAGGCGGTGGAGCGCTGGACCGAACGGCTCGGGATCTCCGAACGCGTCGGCGACACGGTCGATTCCCTCTCGCTCGGCAACCAGCAGCGAGTACAGCTCGCGGCGGCCCTCGTGCACGATCCCGCGGTACTCGTCCTCGACGAGCCCTTCTCCGGGCTCGATCCGGTGGCGGTGGACGTGATGAGCGACGTGCTGAAGGAGAAGGCCGCCACCGGTGTTCCCGTGATCTTCTCGAGCCACCAGCTGGACCTGGTCCAACGGCTGTGCCACCGCGTCGGGATCATCGGCAGGGGCCGCATGCGCGCCCTGGGCACCGTCGACGAACTACGCGGCTCCGGTAGCACCCGGCTCGAGGTCCACGCCCCGGACGCGCCCGTCGGCTGGGCCGCTCATCTGGACGGCGCCACCGTCCTCGAACACCGCGAGGGACGCACCGTCCTCGAGCTCGCACCGGGCACCGACGACCAGACCGTCCTGCACGCCGCACTGAAAACCGGCCCGGTCCACGAATTCTCCACGCACCGGCCGTCCCTGACCGAACTGTTCCGAGAGGTGGTGGCCGCATGA
- a CDS encoding aldo/keto reductase, whose amino-acid sequence MTYNSGNSQVPTIVLNDGKVIPALGFGVFQVPEDETYSVVTNALEAGYRSIDTAAVYGNETGVGRAIGDSGIAREDLYVTTKLWNSEQGFDSTLRAFDASLSRLDLDYVDLYLIHWPMPSKHLYVETYKAMQRIRDEGRAVTIGVSNFTPETLDVLVAETGEVPAINQIELHPGFTQEELRAYHTGKGIATEAWSPLGQGTLLENPTITAIAQAHGKTPAQVIIRWHLQIGNVVIPKSVTPSRIAGNFDVFDFALTSEEVTTIAHLSTPDGRIGPDPETFGA is encoded by the coding sequence ATGACCTACAACAGTGGTAACAGTCAGGTGCCCACGATCGTGCTCAACGACGGGAAGGTCATTCCGGCGTTGGGGTTCGGGGTCTTCCAGGTGCCCGAGGACGAGACGTATTCCGTCGTGACGAATGCGCTCGAGGCCGGCTACCGCAGTATCGACACCGCCGCCGTGTACGGCAACGAGACCGGCGTCGGACGGGCGATCGGGGACTCGGGTATCGCGCGGGAGGACCTGTACGTCACGACGAAACTGTGGAATTCGGAGCAGGGGTTCGACTCGACCCTGCGGGCGTTCGACGCCAGCCTGAGCCGGCTCGACCTCGACTACGTCGACCTCTATCTCATCCACTGGCCCATGCCGTCGAAGCACCTGTACGTCGAGACCTACAAGGCGATGCAGCGGATCCGGGACGAGGGGCGTGCCGTGACCATCGGCGTCTCGAACTTCACGCCCGAGACCCTCGACGTGCTCGTCGCCGAGACCGGCGAGGTGCCGGCGATCAACCAGATCGAGTTGCACCCGGGATTCACGCAGGAGGAACTGCGCGCCTATCACACGGGTAAGGGCATCGCGACGGAGGCGTGGAGCCCGCTGGGGCAGGGAACCCTGCTCGAGAATCCCACCATCACCGCCATCGCCCAGGCACACGGCAAGACCCCGGCGCAGGTCATCATCCGGTGGCATCTGCAGATCGGCAACGTGGTCATCCCGAAGTCGGTGACGCCCTCGCGGATCGCCGGGAACTTCGACGTCTTCGATTTCGCGCTCACGTCGGAGGAGGTCACCACCATCGCGCACCTGTCCACGCCCGACGGCCGGATCGGCCCGGATCCGGAAACTTTCGGAGCCTGA
- the fdxA gene encoding ferredoxin, with translation MTYTIAEPCVDVLDKACIEECPVDCIYEGGRMLYIHPDECVDCGACEPVCPVEAIFYEDDVPDEWVEYTKANADFFDDLGSPGGAAKLGKVDYDPPFVKALPPMGED, from the coding sequence GTGACGTACACCATCGCAGAACCTTGCGTCGATGTCTTGGACAAGGCGTGCATCGAAGAATGCCCCGTCGACTGCATCTACGAGGGTGGCCGGATGCTCTACATCCACCCCGACGAGTGTGTGGACTGTGGCGCCTGCGAGCCCGTGTGCCCCGTGGAGGCGATCTTCTACGAGGACGACGTCCCGGACGAGTGGGTCGAGTACACGAAGGCCAACGCGGACTTCTTCGACGATCTCGGCTCGCCGGGCGGAGCCGCCAAGCTCGGCAAGGTCGACTACGACCCACCGTTCGTCAAGGCGCTCCCGCCCATGGGCGAAGACTGA
- a CDS encoding ABC-F family ATP-binding cassette domain-containing protein, with protein MTATLRIDGLGASRGDRTLFSGLDLTVAAGEVVGLVGANGAGKSTLLTTLAGIGNAEVTGTVTRTPADATIGYLAQEPDRIAGESVLGFLARRTGVADAETVMNTAAERLGTDDASPHEDEYTPALERWLSLGGADLAERAEKAAADVGLGVPLETPMTALSGGQAARAGVASLVLARFDVLLLDEPTNDLDLAGLELLERFVAETRVAIVVVSHDREFLARTATSVVELDLAQQKIDVYDGGYESYLAEREVARRHAREAYEEYADTRASLEDRARMQRNWMEHGVRNARRKAKDGDKLGKNLRAESTEKQAAKARQTQRRIERLDVVEEPRKEWELRMEIAAAPRSGAVVATADGALVRRGGFVLGPITTEVNWGDRILVTGPNGAGKTTLLGLLLGRIAPDEGRAALGSGVLIGEIDQARALFTAEETVSEAFAAHVPDWPDAEVRTLLAKFGLRGPQALRPAASLSPGERTRAALALLQARGVNLLVLDEPTNHLDLPAIEQLEQAMDRFDGTLLLVTHDRRMLDSTRSTRRWRVESGQLSEV; from the coding sequence GTGACGGCAACTCTTCGCATCGACGGTCTCGGCGCCTCGCGCGGTGACCGGACCCTGTTCTCCGGACTCGACCTGACCGTGGCCGCGGGCGAGGTGGTGGGCCTGGTCGGTGCCAACGGGGCCGGGAAGTCGACGCTGCTGACGACACTCGCCGGGATCGGGAACGCGGAGGTGACCGGGACCGTCACGCGCACTCCCGCCGACGCGACGATCGGCTACCTCGCGCAGGAACCGGACCGGATCGCCGGGGAGTCGGTGCTGGGATTCCTCGCCCGTCGCACCGGTGTCGCCGACGCGGAGACGGTGATGAACACCGCAGCGGAACGGCTCGGCACCGACGATGCGTCACCGCACGAGGACGAGTACACCCCGGCCCTGGAACGGTGGCTCTCGCTCGGCGGCGCCGACCTCGCCGAGCGCGCCGAGAAGGCGGCCGCGGACGTCGGCCTCGGTGTCCCCCTGGAAACCCCCATGACCGCCCTGTCGGGAGGTCAGGCCGCCCGTGCGGGGGTGGCGAGCCTGGTGCTGGCGCGGTTCGACGTCCTCCTGCTCGACGAACCGACCAACGATCTCGACCTGGCCGGGCTCGAACTCCTCGAACGTTTCGTCGCCGAGACGCGGGTGGCGATCGTGGTGGTCAGCCACGATCGGGAGTTCCTCGCCCGCACCGCGACGTCCGTCGTCGAACTCGATCTGGCCCAGCAGAAGATCGACGTGTACGACGGCGGGTACGAGTCCTACCTCGCCGAGCGGGAGGTCGCCCGCAGGCATGCGCGCGAGGCGTACGAGGAGTACGCGGACACCCGCGCATCGCTCGAGGATCGCGCGCGGATGCAGCGGAACTGGATGGAGCACGGCGTCCGCAACGCCCGCCGCAAGGCGAAGGACGGCGACAAGCTCGGGAAGAACCTGCGCGCCGAATCCACCGAGAAGCAGGCTGCCAAGGCGAGGCAGACCCAGCGCCGGATCGAACGCCTCGACGTCGTGGAGGAACCCCGCAAGGAGTGGGAGCTGCGGATGGAGATCGCGGCGGCACCGCGCTCGGGCGCGGTGGTCGCCACAGCGGACGGCGCGCTCGTCCGGCGCGGCGGTTTCGTTCTGGGCCCGATCACCACCGAGGTGAACTGGGGCGATCGGATACTGGTGACGGGGCCGAACGGGGCGGGAAAGACCACCCTGCTGGGTCTGCTGCTGGGCCGGATCGCACCCGACGAGGGCCGCGCAGCCCTGGGTTCCGGCGTCCTGATCGGCGAGATCGACCAGGCACGGGCGCTGTTCACCGCCGAGGAGACGGTGTCGGAAGCTTTCGCGGCACACGTACCCGACTGGCCGGACGCCGAGGTACGGACCCTGCTGGCGAAGTTCGGTCTCCGCGGCCCTCAGGCCCTGCGCCCCGCCGCCTCACTCTCCCCCGGTGAGCGCACCCGTGCGGCATTGGCACTCCTGCAGGCGAGGGGCGTGAACCTGCTGGTCCTGGACGAGCCGACCAACCACCTCGATCTGCCGGCGATCGAACAACTCGAGCAGGCGATGGACCGGTTCGACGGCACCCTGCTACTGGTCACCCACGACCGCAGAATGCTCGACTCCACCCGCAGTACGAGGCGCTGGCGGGTGGAGTCGGGACAGCTGTCGGAGGTGTGA
- a CDS encoding helix-turn-helix transcriptional regulator — MSPVRRGETLPIHNRIAVLRAERRMSRARLAELVGVNPQTVGVLERGDHYPSLDLAFRICAVFELPVEAVFSRREFGPLSTELYRRPPIESTRGAEDDDLTG; from the coding sequence ATGTCTCCGGTCCGACGGGGAGAAACACTCCCCATTCACAACAGGATTGCAGTCCTGCGCGCCGAGCGCAGGATGAGCCGGGCCCGATTGGCCGAGCTCGTCGGCGTCAATCCTCAGACCGTGGGCGTACTCGAGCGAGGCGACCACTACCCGAGCCTCGACCTCGCCTTCCGCATCTGCGCGGTGTTCGAGCTTCCGGTGGAGGCCGTGTTCTCCCGCAGGGAGTTCGGCCCGCTGTCCACCGAGTTGTATCGCCGTCCCCCGATCGAATCGACACGAGGAGCCGAGGACGATGACCTCACCGGCTGA
- a CDS encoding class I SAM-dependent methyltransferase: MYRMMYRLGWAPWEHGAERFERDVDRLFSPEPRFGCGTYTKPEPGRALDIGCGRGYHAVELARRGWDVTAIDVVERALEQGRRRAHGADVEIDFRRVDITDPGDALDGGYTLLLDVGCYHGLSHEERTAYVESVGRLAAPGASLLMFAFGRGYRGPLPSGTSRANIERRFTEWTLVADTDADTDWLPPPLRSVDPRWFLLVRS, translated from the coding sequence ATGTATCGGATGATGTACCGCCTGGGGTGGGCCCCCTGGGAGCACGGCGCCGAGCGGTTCGAGCGCGACGTCGACCGGCTGTTCTCCCCGGAACCCCGATTCGGGTGCGGTACCTACACCAAGCCGGAACCCGGCCGGGCCCTCGACATCGGCTGCGGCCGCGGCTACCACGCCGTCGAACTCGCCAGGCGAGGATGGGACGTGACCGCGATCGACGTCGTGGAACGGGCACTGGAGCAGGGCCGGCGACGGGCGCACGGGGCCGACGTCGAGATCGACTTCCGCCGGGTGGACATCACCGACCCCGGAGACGCACTCGACGGCGGCTACACCCTGCTGCTCGACGTCGGCTGCTATCACGGACTGAGCCACGAGGAGCGCACCGCGTACGTCGAGTCGGTCGGGCGCCTCGCCGCTCCCGGAGCGTCGCTCCTGATGTTCGCCTTCGGACGCGGCTACCGCGGACCACTGCCGAGTGGGACGTCCCGGGCCAACATCGAACGGCGATTCACCGAATGGACGCTCGTGGCCGACACCGATGCAGACACCGACTGGCTACCGCCGCCGCTGCGGTCCGTCGATCCCCGCTGGTTCCTGCTGGTCCGCTCCTGA